In Pyrus communis chromosome 1, drPyrComm1.1, whole genome shotgun sequence, the following are encoded in one genomic region:
- the LOC137747945 gene encoding putative pentatricopeptide repeat-containing protein At1g69350, mitochondrial, translated as MGSRIICIFIKGVTENSERKIAHCQIIEKLLSLQFFLWNHITSYFEDINAFLLSMLNHLHHALRQFHLALLLSCRKYNYKPNPTRTLYLSTTTTPCTHASPTYPRSDLLTLSSDVQTLYQTKQVHASALLSGVLPHSVSLCASLMLRYATFRSPETFHHLFQQTVQHCHTAFLWNTLIRACSIAQVNDNFQTYNQMVRSGVGPDDYTFPFVLKACADLLEVKKGMEVHGVVFKVGFDYDVFVGNTLMLFYGNCGDLRDAKRIFSEMRERDVVSWNTVIGVLSVNECYMEALDYYREMNSANGFKPNVVTVISVLPVCAELKDELMAIQIHSYVVKVGLDLLVTTGNALVDVYGKCGNVKASKQIFAEIIQKNEVSWNASITSLSYMGHNLEALNTFRLMIDVGVKPNSVTISSMLPVLVELEFFGVGKELHGFSVRTGIETDIFIANSLIDMYAKSGCPNEASNVFQEMDKRNIVSWNAMIANFSQNRLELEAIGLVKQMQAHDEIPNSVTFTNLLPACARLGSRRLGKEIHAMTVRMGSASDLFVSNALTDMYAKCGCLGLARNVFNISVRDEISYNILIVGYSQTTDCLESLSLFSEMKLKGMMHDAVSFMGVISACANLTAIKQGKEIHGFLVRKISDTHLFVANSLLDFYTKCGRIDLAAKVFNCMPSKDVASWNTMILGYGMLGELNIAIHLFEKMREEVVEYDSVSYIAVLSSCSHGGLVEKGKKYFEEMCTQNIEPTEKHYACMVDLLGRAGLMEEAAELIKAMPIVPDANIWGALLGACRIHGNLELASWAAEHLFELKPDHSGYYILLSNMYAEAGRWEEVNRVRELMKSRKVKKDCAISWVQVRDQAHAFIVGDAMETLNSDSWLAES; from the exons ATGGGTTCTCGAATTAtatgcattttcatcaaagg TGTAACGGAGAATAGTGAGAGAAAGATTGCTCATTGCCAAATCATAGAGAAACTACTTAGTCTACAATTCTTCTTATGGAATCATATAACATCGTACTTTGAAGACATCAACGCCTTTCTTCTTTCGATGTTAAACCACCTTCACCATGCATTAAGGCAGTTTCACTTGGCTCTGCTACTCTCATGCCGCAAATataattacaaaccaaatcccaCCCGAACCTTGTATCTCTCTACCACCACAACGCCTTGTACACATGCCTCACCAACTTACCCTCGTTCTGATCTCCTCACGCTCAGCTCCGATGTCCAAACCCTTTACCAAACCAAGCAAGTTCACGCCTCTGCTCTTCTCAGTGGAGTACTGCCCCACAGTGTCTCTCTATGTGCCTCCCTCATGCTCAGATACGCCACTTTCAGATCCCCAGAAACCTTTCACCATCTCTTCCAACAAACCGTCCAGCATTGTCACACTGCTTTCTTGTGGAACACCCTCATACGGGCTTGCTCCATTGCTCAAGTTAATGATAATTTTCAGACTTATAATCAAATGGTTCGGAGCGGTGTTGGACCCGATGACTATACTTTTCCTTTTGTTCTCAAGGCATGTGCAGACCTTTTGGAGGTAAAAAAAGGGATGGAGGTTCATGGGGTTGTTTTTAAAGTGGGGTTTGATTATGACGTTTTTGTTGGAAATACCCTTATGTTGTTTTATGGTAATTGTGGGGATCTGAGAGATGCAAAGAGGATATTTAGTGAAATGCGTGAAAGGGATGTTGTCTCATGGAATACAGTTATTGGGGTGCTTTCGGTCAATGAGTGCTACATGGAGGCACTTGATTATTATAGAGAGATGAATTCGGCAAATGGGTTTAAGCCAAATGTTGTTACTGTTATCAGTGTGCTGCCAGTTTGTGCAGAGCTCAAAGATGAGTTGATGGCGATCCAGATTCACAGCTATGTTGTGAAAGTTGGTTTGGATCTTTTGGTGACTACTGGAAATGCATTGGTTGACGTGTATGGGAAATGTGGGAATGTGAAGgcttcaaaacaaatttttgctGAGATAATTCAGAAGAATGAGGTTTCATGGAATGCATCTATTACCAGTCTCTCTTACATGGGGCATAATTTGGAAGCCTTAAATACATTTAGGTTGATGATTGATGTAGGGGTTAAACCAAACTCTGTCACCATTTCTAGCATGCTACCAGTGTTAGTTGAACTAGAATTCTTTGGAGTTGGCAAAGAACTCCATGGTTTCAGTGTCAGAACAGGTATTGAAACAGATATCTTCATTGCCAACTCATTAATTGATATGTATGCAAAATCAGGCTGTCCAAATGAGGCATCGAATGTGTTCCAAGAGATGGATAAAAGGAATATTGTTTCTTGGAATGCCATGATTGCTAATTTTTCTCAAAACAGGCTTGAGTTGGAAGCCATTGGACTTGTGAAGCAAATGCAAGCTCATGATGAAATTCCCAACTCTGTAACCTTCACAAATCTTCTTCCAGCTTGTGCTCGTTTGGGTTCCCGCCGTCTTGGAAAAGAAATCCATGCAATGACAGTTCGCATGGGATCTGCCTCAGATTTGTTTGTCTCTAATGCTTTGACAGACATGTACGCAAAGTGTGGCTGTCTAGGTCTTGCTCGAAATGTGTTTAACATCTCCGTCAGAGATGAGATTTCTTATAATATACTTATAGTAGGTTATTCTCAAACTACTGATTGCTTAGAATCTCTGAGTTTGTTTTCTGAAATGAAGCTTAAGGGAATGATGCATGACGCTGTTTCCTTTATGGGAGTTATATCAGCTTGCGCAAATCTAACTGCAATCAAGCAGGGTAAAGAGATTCATGGATTTTTAGTAAGAAAGATTTCAGATACTCATCTCTTTGTTGCTAACTCGCTTTTGGATTTTTATACCAAATGTGGACGAATTGATCTTGCTGCTAAGGTCTTCAACTGCATGCCAAGCAAGGATGTAGCTTCATGGAATACAATGATTTTGGGATATGGAATGCTAGGTGAGCTTAACATTGCAATCCAtctttttgaaaaaatgagGGAAGAAGTTGTAGAATACGATTCAGTTTCATACATTGCAGTTTTATCATCTTGTAGCCATGGAGGGCTAGTTGAGAAAGGGAAAAAATACTTTGAGGAGATGTGCACGCAAAATATTGAGCCAACAGAAAAGCACTATGCTTGCATGGTTGACCTCCTTGGGCGAGCTGGCCTTATGGAAGAAGCAGCAGAACTTATTAAAGCCATGCCAATTGTACCCGATGCCAACATTTGGGGAGCTTTGCTTGGGGCATGCCGAATCCATGGGAATTTAGAGTTGGCGAGTTGGGCAGCAGAGCATCTGTTTGAGTTGAAGCCCGATCATTCTGGGTACTATATACTTCTTTCAAACATGTATGCAGAAGCTGGGAGATGGGAAGAGGTAAACAGGGTGAGGGAACTGATGAAATCAAGGAAAGTGAAGAAGGACTGTGCTATCAGTTGGGTTCAGGTTCGGGACCAGGCGCATGCTTTCATAGTTGGAGATGCAATGGAGACATTAAATTCAGATAGTTGGCTCGCAGAGTCTTAG
- the LOC137744369 gene encoding casein kinase 1-like protein HD16 isoform X1, which produces MPDLRSGVRRSKRINYVQEDPAVLVPAVRPGAGKVLTGKGRGRGSRAPNQGKNSKLFGAGVGGQGHRGLGFPERELVPVHDELVDQKGAQKFAAMEDEGSTNPLPDRVQVGKSPMYKLDRKLGKGGFGQVFVGRRMTGGIGCSGADAYEVALKLESKNGKGCSHGPPYEWQVYSTLNGCYGLPLVHYKGQQGEYYILIMDMLGPSLWDVWNSRNQLLPEEMVACIAVEAISILQQLHTRGFVHGDVKPENFLLGLPGTSNEKKLYLVDLGLASRWRDGSSGRHVVYDQKPDVFRGTVRYASVHAHLGRTGSRRDDLESLAYTLIFLLRGKLPWQGYNQGENKGFLVCKKKMATSAETLCCLCPPPFQQFLEMVTNMKFDEEPNYLKLISLFDSSIGAIASLRPIRTDGAAKAGQKRGRLPVDSVDDEQPKKKVRQGSPATQWISVYNTRSSMKQRYHYNVLDQRLDQHIDKGKEDGLFISCVASSANMWAIVMDAGTGFTSQVYERSSIFLHKEWIMEQWDKNYYITSLAGAFNGSALVVMSQGVPYTQQSYKVSDVFPFKWIHKKWKEGFSVTSMTTAGSRWGIVMSRNAGYSSQVVELDFLYPSEGIHRRWEDGYRITSTAATEDQAAFILSVPKKKSPDIAQETLRTSIFPTYQVKEKWLKNLYIASICYGRTVS; this is translated from the exons ATGCCAGATTTAAGAAGTGGGGTTCGACGTTCAAAGAGGATCAATTATGTTCAGGAAGATCCTGCTGTTCTAGTTCCAGCTGTGCGGCCTGGTGCTGGAAAAG TTCTGACTGGTAAAGGTAGGGGTAGAGGGTCTAGAGCCCCGAATCAAGGTAAGAATTCCAAGCTATTTGGTGCTGGAGTTGGTGGCCAAGGGCATAGAGGTTTGGGTTTTCCAGAGAGGGAATTAGTGCCGGTTCACGACGAATTGGTAGATCAGAAAGGTGCACAGAAATTCGCTGCTATGGAGGATGAAGGAAGCACTAATCCACTTCCGGACAGA gTACAAGTTGGCAAATCTCCCATGTACAAGCTAGACAGAAAGTTGGGGAAAGGGGGTTTTGGACAAGTTTTTGTGGGAAGAAGGATGACTGGCGGCATAGGGTGCTCTGGAGCTGATGCCTATGAG GTTGCTCTGAAGCTTGAAAGTAAAAATGGTAAGGGTTGCAGTCATGGCCCTCCTTATGAGTGGCAAGTATACAG TACTCTTAATGGATGCTATGGGCTTCCGCTCGTCCATTACAAAGGTCAACAGGGAGAGTATTATATCCTA ATCATGGATATGCTAGGCCCAAGTTTATGGGATGTTTGGAATTCTCGCAATCAGTT GCTGCCTGAAGAGATGGTTGCTTGTATAGCGGTGGAGGCAATATCTATTCTGCAGCAGCTTCACACTAGAGG TTTTGTGCATGGAGATGTTAAGCCAGAAAACTTTTTACTTGGTCTACCTGGAACATCTAATGAGAAGAAGTTATACCTTGTTGATCTTGGTTTGG CTTCCAGATGGAGGGATGGGTCTTCTGGACGTCATGTTGTTTATGACCAAAAACCCGATGTTTTCAG GGGAACTGTACGTTATGCAAGTGTACATGCTCATTTAGGCAGGACAGGGAGCCGAAGGGATGACCTTGAATCGTTAGCTTATACCCTAATATTTCTCCTTAGAGGAAAACTTCCCTGGCAAGGCTACAAT CAGGGAGAGAACAAAGGATTTCTTGTTTGTAAGAAGAAGATGGCAACTTCTGCTGAGACGCTATGCTGCTTATGCCCTCCCCCTTTTCAACAGTTTCTTGAGATGGTGACCAATATGAAATTCGATGAAGAACCAAATTACTTAAAGCTTATTTCCCTTTTTGATAGTAGCATTGGTGCAATTGCCTCTCTGCGACCTATTAGAACTGATGGAGCTGCAAAG GCGGGTCAAAAAAGGGGAAGATTGCCTGTTGACTCAGTAGATGATGAGCAACCTAAGAAAAAAGTTCGCCAAGGTAGTCCAGCTACTCAGTGGATCTCGGTCTATAATACCAGATCATCAATGAAGCAAAG GTATCACTACAATGTTTTGGATCAAAGACTGGACCAGCACATTGATAAAGGAAAGGAAGATGGTTTGTTTATTAGTTGCGTTGCTTCGTCTGCAAATATGTGGGCTATTGTCATGGATGCAGGGACTGGCTTCACATCCCAGGTTTATGAACGGTCATCTATTTTCTTGCACAAG GAATGGATAATGGAACAGTGGGACAAGAACTACTACATCACTTCACTTGCTGGTGCATTCAACGGCAGTGCCCTGGTGGTAATGTCCCAAG GTGTACCTTATACTCAACAATCCTACAAAGTCAGCGATGTGTTCCCCTTCAAATGGATTCATAAGAAGTGGAAAGAAGGTTTCTCTGTTACCTCCATGACTACTGCAGGTAGCAGATGGGGTATTGTTATGTCCCGCAATGCAGGTTATTCTAGTCAG GTTGTTGAACTTGATTTCCTATATCCTAGTGAAGGCATCCATAGAAGATGGGAGGATGGATATCGGATTACCTCAACTGCTGCTACAGAGGATCAAGCTGCATTCATACTTAGTGTACCCAAAAAGAAATCACCAGATATTGCTCAAGAAACTCTACGGACATCAATTTTTCCAACATACCAAGTGAAG gaaaaatggttgaagaatCTCTATATTGCATCTATCTGCTATGGGAGAACAGTGTCTTGA
- the LOC137744369 gene encoding casein kinase 1-like protein HD16 isoform X2: protein MPDLRSGVRRSKRINYVQEDPAVLVPAVRPGAGKVLTGKGRGRGSRAPNQGKNSKLFGAGVGGQGHRGLGFPERELVPVHDELVDQKGAQKFAAMEDEGSTNPLPDRVQVGKSPMYKLDRKLGKGGFGQVFVGRRMTGGIGCSGADAYEVALKLESKNGKGCSHGPPYEWQVYSTLNGCYGLPLVHYKGQQGEYYILIMDMLGPSLWDVWNSRNQLLPEEMVACIAVEAISILQQLHTRGFVHGDVKPENFLLGLPGTSNEKKLYLVDLGLASRWRDGSSGRHVVYDQKPDVFRGTVRYASVHAHLGRTGSRRDDLESLAYTLIFLLRGKLPWQGYNGENKGFLVCKKKMATSAETLCCLCPPPFQQFLEMVTNMKFDEEPNYLKLISLFDSSIGAIASLRPIRTDGAAKAGQKRGRLPVDSVDDEQPKKKVRQGSPATQWISVYNTRSSMKQRYHYNVLDQRLDQHIDKGKEDGLFISCVASSANMWAIVMDAGTGFTSQVYERSSIFLHKEWIMEQWDKNYYITSLAGAFNGSALVVMSQGVPYTQQSYKVSDVFPFKWIHKKWKEGFSVTSMTTAGSRWGIVMSRNAGYSSQVVELDFLYPSEGIHRRWEDGYRITSTAATEDQAAFILSVPKKKSPDIAQETLRTSIFPTYQVKEKWLKNLYIASICYGRTVS, encoded by the exons ATGCCAGATTTAAGAAGTGGGGTTCGACGTTCAAAGAGGATCAATTATGTTCAGGAAGATCCTGCTGTTCTAGTTCCAGCTGTGCGGCCTGGTGCTGGAAAAG TTCTGACTGGTAAAGGTAGGGGTAGAGGGTCTAGAGCCCCGAATCAAGGTAAGAATTCCAAGCTATTTGGTGCTGGAGTTGGTGGCCAAGGGCATAGAGGTTTGGGTTTTCCAGAGAGGGAATTAGTGCCGGTTCACGACGAATTGGTAGATCAGAAAGGTGCACAGAAATTCGCTGCTATGGAGGATGAAGGAAGCACTAATCCACTTCCGGACAGA gTACAAGTTGGCAAATCTCCCATGTACAAGCTAGACAGAAAGTTGGGGAAAGGGGGTTTTGGACAAGTTTTTGTGGGAAGAAGGATGACTGGCGGCATAGGGTGCTCTGGAGCTGATGCCTATGAG GTTGCTCTGAAGCTTGAAAGTAAAAATGGTAAGGGTTGCAGTCATGGCCCTCCTTATGAGTGGCAAGTATACAG TACTCTTAATGGATGCTATGGGCTTCCGCTCGTCCATTACAAAGGTCAACAGGGAGAGTATTATATCCTA ATCATGGATATGCTAGGCCCAAGTTTATGGGATGTTTGGAATTCTCGCAATCAGTT GCTGCCTGAAGAGATGGTTGCTTGTATAGCGGTGGAGGCAATATCTATTCTGCAGCAGCTTCACACTAGAGG TTTTGTGCATGGAGATGTTAAGCCAGAAAACTTTTTACTTGGTCTACCTGGAACATCTAATGAGAAGAAGTTATACCTTGTTGATCTTGGTTTGG CTTCCAGATGGAGGGATGGGTCTTCTGGACGTCATGTTGTTTATGACCAAAAACCCGATGTTTTCAG GGGAACTGTACGTTATGCAAGTGTACATGCTCATTTAGGCAGGACAGGGAGCCGAAGGGATGACCTTGAATCGTTAGCTTATACCCTAATATTTCTCCTTAGAGGAAAACTTCCCTGGCAAGGCTACAAT GGAGAGAACAAAGGATTTCTTGTTTGTAAGAAGAAGATGGCAACTTCTGCTGAGACGCTATGCTGCTTATGCCCTCCCCCTTTTCAACAGTTTCTTGAGATGGTGACCAATATGAAATTCGATGAAGAACCAAATTACTTAAAGCTTATTTCCCTTTTTGATAGTAGCATTGGTGCAATTGCCTCTCTGCGACCTATTAGAACTGATGGAGCTGCAAAG GCGGGTCAAAAAAGGGGAAGATTGCCTGTTGACTCAGTAGATGATGAGCAACCTAAGAAAAAAGTTCGCCAAGGTAGTCCAGCTACTCAGTGGATCTCGGTCTATAATACCAGATCATCAATGAAGCAAAG GTATCACTACAATGTTTTGGATCAAAGACTGGACCAGCACATTGATAAAGGAAAGGAAGATGGTTTGTTTATTAGTTGCGTTGCTTCGTCTGCAAATATGTGGGCTATTGTCATGGATGCAGGGACTGGCTTCACATCCCAGGTTTATGAACGGTCATCTATTTTCTTGCACAAG GAATGGATAATGGAACAGTGGGACAAGAACTACTACATCACTTCACTTGCTGGTGCATTCAACGGCAGTGCCCTGGTGGTAATGTCCCAAG GTGTACCTTATACTCAACAATCCTACAAAGTCAGCGATGTGTTCCCCTTCAAATGGATTCATAAGAAGTGGAAAGAAGGTTTCTCTGTTACCTCCATGACTACTGCAGGTAGCAGATGGGGTATTGTTATGTCCCGCAATGCAGGTTATTCTAGTCAG GTTGTTGAACTTGATTTCCTATATCCTAGTGAAGGCATCCATAGAAGATGGGAGGATGGATATCGGATTACCTCAACTGCTGCTACAGAGGATCAAGCTGCATTCATACTTAGTGTACCCAAAAAGAAATCACCAGATATTGCTCAAGAAACTCTACGGACATCAATTTTTCCAACATACCAAGTGAAG gaaaaatggttgaagaatCTCTATATTGCATCTATCTGCTATGGGAGAACAGTGTCTTGA
- the LOC137747607 gene encoding FRIGIDA-like protein 4a, with product MGTELMVTTDRVQKFFGDLDEQKAILSTSTKLFTTLSDHFDSLQKSISEKSHSLESKIQSLESRTRENSHSLDHREASIPERGSSAAARIEEQKSAALAEVEKKASGDLDLPETLKSFCRKMDSQGLVKFIVSKRKESISLRAEIVQAIAEAVDPPRLVLDALEEFLDSKAKKLGVTDKRWACGLLVQALFPEGKAGPKGPEFSRSMLERATGIVDTWKAHMGGDSNGGGCTLGAAEAVMFVQMLVGFRLKEKFGEEFFRKLVMEHAARRDMAKLAGALEFGEKMGDVIDEFVKNGKEIEAVYFASESGLTESFPPVSLLKSYLRNSRKNATTILKNGNNSVAATEESSTMELNSIKAIIKCVEDHKLESEFSLESLRKRATHLEKGKTEKKKSSASSSKPHNNKRAYGGGGGGGRGVGQSSFRPAKAAKFSNSYPSFTRRNPNPLPQHSPATRYSGPYSYPSQSVFDGPTAPSYGSSYGAPSAQSPAALPQHYSLPGDSMGSAGFGSSGAYGGGQTNYVPYNYSNVAPPAYQPPSYPQ from the exons ATGGGGACCGAACTGATGGTCACAACGGACAGAGTCCAGAAGTTCTTTGGCGACCTAGACGAGCAGAAGGCGATACTCTCCACCTCCACCAAGCTTTTCACAACCCTCTCCGACCACTTCGATTCCCTCCAGAAATCCATCTCCGAGAAATCCCATTCCCTCgaatccaaaatccaatccctcGAATCCCGTACCCGCGAAAACTCACACTCTCTCGACCACCGGGAGGCTTCCATCCCGGAGCGGGGGTCCTCCGCCGCCGCCAGAATCGAGGAGCAGAAATCCGCGGCCTTGGCAGAGGTGGAGAAGAAAGCATCCGGGGATTTGGATTTGCCGGAGACCCTGAAATCGTTTTGCAGGAAAATGGACTCGCAGGGGTTGGTGAAGTTCATCGTTTCGAAGCGGAAGGAGTCTATATCGCTCAGGGCGGAGATTGTGCAGGCAATTGCGGAGGCGGTGGACCCGCCAAGATTGGTGCTTGATGCATTGGAAgagtttttggattctaaagcCAAGAAATTGGGGGTTACCGATAAGCGGTGGGCGTGCGGGCTGTTAGTTCAAGCTCTGTTTCCGGAGGGTAAAGCCGGCCCAAAAGGGCCGGAGTTTTCCAGGAGCATGTTGGAGAGAGCGACGGGGATTGTAGATACGTGGAAGGCGCATATGGGTGGAGATTCAAACGGTGGTGGCTGTACGTTGGGGGCTGCGGAGGCGGTGATGTTTGTGCAAATGCTCGTTGGGTTTCGATTGAAAGAGAAGTTCGGTGAGGAGTTCTTTCGGAAGTTGGTAATGGAGCACGCAGCGAGGAGGGATATGGCAAAGCTCGCAGGGGCTTTAGAATTCGGAGAAAAAATGGGAG ATGtcattgatgaatttgtgaAGAATGGCAAGGAGATAGAGGCCGTATATTTTGCTTCTGAGTCTGGTTTGACTGAGAGTTTTCCTCCTGTTTCTCTGCTCAAATCGTATCTCAGAAACTCCAGAAAGAATGCTACGACCATATTGAAGAACGGCAATAATAGTGTGGCTGCAACT GAGGAGTCGAGCACAATGGAGTTGAATTCCATcaaagcaatcatcaaatgtGTAGAAGACCACAAGCTTGAATCAGAGTTTTCTCTTGAGAGCTTAAGAAAGCGGGCTACTCATCTGGAGAAAGGCAAGACAGAAAAGAAGAAGAGCTCAGCATCTTCCAGCAAGCCCCATAATAATAAGCGAGCCTacggtgggggtgggggtggcgGCCGAGGGGTTGGACAGTCTTCATTCCGCCCTGCCAAAGCAGCCAAGTTTTCCAATTCATACCCCTCCTTTACCAGGAGGAACCCAAATCCTCTTCCACAACATAGCCCCGCAACAAGATATTCTGGTCCTTACAGTTACCCGAGCCAAAGTGTGTTCGATGGTCCAACGGCACCATCGTATGGATCCTCATATGGTGCACCCTCTGCTCAAAGCCCCGCTGCTCTTCCTCAACACTACTCCCTCCCTGGGGACAGCATGGGTTCTGCCGGGTTTGGAAGCAGTGGTGCTTATGGTGGCGGCCAGACCAACTACGTCCCATATAATTACTCGAATGTTGCTCCACCGGCATACCAGCCTCCCTCGTATCCGCAATAG
- the LOC137729451 gene encoding protein ALP1-like: protein MDKRKIVACFIVNVWYLNIVTWLMMWFIKNHNSARRRNWQLALRNRTFVRRMVGSTYLDSIIGYDDVQCVNQFRMVRRTFHYLCQMLRDHGKVKLDGVVTMEEQVCMFLHILAHHVKNRTIGSRFCRSRETISRYFNSILHGVLRLQGKLLKVPEPIPNAYPDPKWSWFEELLGALDGTYINVHVPERDKPRYRSRKGEIATNILGVCNVDMNFIFVYPGWERSASDSRVLRDAISNNRLFVYIRCYYLVDDGYTNGPGYLAPYKGVRYHLSEWRNRRLPINHEEYFNMKHAQARNVIERCFVLLKMRWSILRGPSFFPIKTQFRIMTACCLLHNLIRRHMSADPIENEILNLDESESSDDDEDMIDSVQPTQEWTAWRNTLAMNMYNERRAQV from the exons ATGGATAAAAGAAAGATTGTGGCATGCTTCATTGTTAACGTGTGGTACTTGAATATTGTGACTTGGTTGATGATGTGGTTCATCAAGAATCATAATTCAGCTAGAAGGCGAAATTGGCAACTTGCACTTAGAAATCGCACATTTGTTAGGAGAATGGTAGGGTCAACCTATTTAGATAGCATAATAGGATATGATGATGTTCAGTGTGTGAACCAATTTAGAATGGTTAGAAGAACGTTCCATTATTTATGTCAAATGCTTCGTGACCACGGTAAAGTAAAATTGGATGGTGTAGTGACAATGGAAGAACAAGTTTGCATGTTTTTGCATATACTTGCACATCATGTCAAGAATCGTACAATTGGGAGTAGGTTTTGTCGATCAAGGGAGACCATAAGTAggtatttcaattccattcTACATGGAGTGTTAAGGCTACAAGGTAAACTTTTGAAAGTGCCAGAACCCATTCCTAATGCCTACCCAGATCCTAAATGGAGTTGGTTTGA agaattgCTTGGGGCATTGGATGGGACTTACATTAACGTTCATGTCCCTGAGCGAGATAAACCAAGATACCGATCAAGGAAGGGAGAGATTGCGACCAATATTTTGGGAGTTTGTAATGTGGACATGAATTTTATATTTGTGTACCCAGGTTGGGAAAGGTCGGCATCTGATTCTAGAGTACTCCGAGATGCGATAAGTAACAATagattatttgtttatatta GGTGTTACTACCTTGTGGATGATGGGTACACAAATGGTCCAGGATACCTTGCACCGTATAAGGGAGTGCGTTACCATCTCTCGGAGTGGAGAAATAGAAGACTCCCGATTAATCATGAGGAGTATTTCAATATGAAACATGCTCAAGCTAGAAATGTCATTGAGAGATGTTTTGTACTACTTAAGATGCGTTGGAGCATCTTAAGAGGTCCatcatttttcccaattaaaacACAATTTAGGATTATGACAGCCTGCTGCCTATTACATAATCTTATTAGAAGGCATATGTCAGCTGATCCAATAGAAAATGAAATCCTAAACTTGGACGAATCTGAaagtagtgatgatgatgaagatatGATTGACAGTGTTCAACCTACACAAGAATGGACTGCATGGAGAAACACTTTGGCTATGAATATGTACAATGAGCGGCGTGCACAAGTgtga
- the LOC137729458 gene encoding uncharacterized protein — MESEQSSQPKRSRRVWKQHEEDALLSILEEAVVKNLRSDNGCFKPGTMAQFETTINLKCPNANIKAVPHIESKMRRWKKYYAIVYDMVNKTGFAWNDVRKCIEVDNTEVWQSYVKVNKEAEGWLGKSFPLYDRLNVIFGKDRATGVGAATLTEMMNEPEHINEDEDEAETSSPSVA, encoded by the exons ATGGAAAGTGAACAAAGTAGTCAACCAAAAAGAAGTAGAAGGGTTTGGAAACAACATGAAGAAGATGCATTGCTCTCCATACTTGAGGAGGCAGTTGTTAAGAATTTGCGAAGTGATAACGGTTGTTTCAAACCTGGAACAATGGCTCAGTTTGAAACAACTATTAATTTGAAATGTCCTAATGCCAATATAAAGGCAGTTCCACATATTGAGTCCAAAATGAGGAGGTGGAAAAAATATTATGCAATAGTTTATGACATGGTTAATAAAACTGGTTTTGCATGGAATGATGTACGAAAgtgtattgaggttgataacaCTGAAGTATGGCAATCCTATGTAAAG GTTAACAAAGAAGCAGAAGGCTGGCTAGGAAAATCGTTTCCATTGTATGACAGATTGAATGTTATTTTTGGGAAAGACCGAGCAACCGGAGTAGGAGCTGCAACTCTTACTGAGATGATGAATGAGCCTGAGCACAttaatgaagatgaagatgaggcGGAGACTAGTTCTCCCTCTGTTGCTTGA